Genomic DNA from Lactuca sativa cultivar Salinas chromosome 8, Lsat_Salinas_v11, whole genome shotgun sequence:
gagtgactagcatgtgcctaggtTTGGTTGTGGTGTtgaaacaagtctaaaacttaccaacactaccacaataacgttagcataagaatactataggagtattctgtacctCTAAAATatacatatgtgagaactaaaaagggtCTTTAatggtaggacaatagttgctaagtggatacaccacgattacctGTGACTAGGGCggtatagactcagaatctgtggcctttgcttcatttcctgttctcgtttgattggggatctgaagttagggttgcttattcgaaggactatcttgcttctgttgcatgtaattggtatgcactacgcaagtattgggtcgaccaataacgattcatcttataagtatcttagagtagtacgtctattaatcttcctttccccttttctcgcgtagatatcatggctggcttccaccttcctggcgatccgtactatccaaactagggcaatggaggatggctcgatgaggagttagatgatgatcacccgatccctttggatgatcatcatgctgaaggcttctcggatagctccagctccgaaccagaagttaacaacctacctcctgaagctccgaaccccaacccacgtccgacatttcagggtcccactcccctgtgggcaatatccttgaaccgatggagcgaggagcagggctagcctttacctttcaatggagaccgaagcttctacaacataagcgaaggaggatcagcgaatcgggttctgcccatcatggtccgaaggattgccaggaatgtcgagcagggtcaagcagccattggtcgagttgtagaagtggatgccaactcgaatctcaacactgttcgcatctgccaacttgaagaagccatggacagggcaaggaggaccaacgaggctctgcagcaacagctagctgcatcccgagccgaagttagggaactccgagcacatcaaagggctcatgaacgacaccttcaagaagttatgaaTCAGCTTGCGGATCTAAGGATTCGACCAACaagtaaccgtcgccagtagaataCGTCTAGTTACcccactcttttgtttaaaggactagccttcccTCTCTATGTTTCGTAgatcacttgtctgtaaacattcctagcttaaaAGTACTCTAATTAAACCTCTAGACTGCCAACAatttccttatggtttgatgtaagacctactgttaggtaatttttcatgaacttgtattacatcattaataccagtaaattggcagttaactactctattgctatgactctcattctgatctttagattatgttgatttaatccatgaaacgCTCTATTCATAatcgcaatagactcttactattgctatcatttctttgaatcttccagtgaaagatgcctccacgaaagcgacCAAACAGAGGgagaccagcaactcaaacccctcctccgctacctcctcctccgcagttcgacccagtgctgttccaaacggctgtgactgcagctgtgacagcagccatggctcaaatgaactctAGTGATGCGAGCCGTGgcaattctagatttggtgaagtccatcaaagagtgcagggatgcacttataagaacttcatgaactgcaaacctacctttttcgatggtaccggaggaattctagCATTGTCTCAGTGGTttgaaagaaccgaagctgtctttgaaatgtgctcttgccccgaagagagcaaaatcaagttcgctactgccaccctcactaacagggccttgacatggtggaacggccatgtcagtgcactctccttggtaacagccaatgtcatgggctgggacactctgaaagacctcatgagaggagagtactgccctaggggaaAAATGCAGAAACTTGtggaggaactttggaacctcaagatgaaagggactgacataacaacttacacggccaggttttgcgacttggcggctatgtgtcccaacatgatcccctctgaaaacaaaaagatcgaacgatacatctggggtttaatgcccccgtatcaaggaaatgttctaGCCTCACGTCCTACCACCTTCGAcaacgccaaggaattggcccagaggcTAATCAATCATGAAGTCTCTTCCACTCCCGCAACAACTACaactaccactgcaccacccgATTCAGCTGACAAAAAGAGAAAGcgttgggataagaagaaaggcaagaaaactcaaacctcctctAAGGATCAacaaattgtggcggtccatgctgccaccactccagCCACTCCTGCACCGACAAAAGCTTATgttgggaacctgcccaagtgtcccaagtgccctttccaccacaacggcccatGCCATGAATTgaagtgttccaactgcggccgaaggggccatactgtccgattttgaaGGGCCCCGCCCAAACCTATCTCACAAGTTCCAGGTTCGGGAGTGACCCAgacttgttatggctgcggtgaagctggtcatttcaagaaaaactgtccgaaggctgggAACACTGGAGGAACtggaagactactcgctattggtcACAACGAGGCAATAGCGGATCCCATAGTAGTCACGGGTacatttcttctcaacaactcttatgtctgtgtcttattcgatagtggtgcagaaagaagcttcataaaccaaaactttaaaaacctacttaaacaatccccacaaccactaaaagaaacatttgtcgtagaaatggctaacaggtAGACCGAAAGCTCTAATGAATCTACATAGGTTCTACCCTCACGTTAGAagatcactcatttccaatcgatcttataccagtctcaatcaagaatttcgatgtcattgttggtatggactggttgagtcttcatcgtgccgatatcctatgcttcgacaaagccattcgcctgaatcttccaaatcacgaaactctattgatctatggagacaaatccggtacgagccttcgtatcgtCTCCAGTATTTAGGCCCAGgaatacttgcgtaaggaatatcgcgcctttctttcTCACATCGTCGACACAAGTCAGAAagtgaaagatccaaaagacatccccGTTGTATGTGATTTTCTAGAaaacataggattttctagagttttctactAATTATAAATGTACATTTCAGCATTTCACACTATATATTCTAATACATTTTATAGATTaaccacactaaattcttatgaactcaccagctttatgctgatactcgttttcaaaataacttgtatcctcaggtcaaagatagacaggtacaggtgcaacattttggagaagatgaagcatacaagatccatctcttatttttgtattacttttggtgtctattgaaactttacagaacacacttgtaattaaactcactatgtaatgaaatggttgtatgtttcttgtttttactattatgcaattgtgatgatactgtacatgacgtcctccaccccaaaatGTATTccaccgttatcggttttggggtgtgacatagttGTTTGGGCTCCTATTTGTGGTGATTGACGAGACAAAGTAGGGCCTTCGAAGAATATCTGCAAAATGTTTCCGCTATCCATTCAATGTTGTTATTCATACTCAATCCCTCATGCTTCAACGATTCTTCTAGTGACTAATTACCAGTGGTAGAATTATGGACTCCTACGTTGCTAAATTGCTCATGTTTTATGGCAATCTTCCCTAATTAATCTGTATGCTTATTTCTCCGTCtcgtttattattattttcttttccaAAATTGCTATTTACTTGTATTTGAAGTTAGATTGTTAGGGTTTTGCAACCTAACTTTGATACAAATTCATTTGTATTTTTCAATGTTAACATCAATTTTGGTTTTGAATTTAGATTTCATAGTCATAACATGTAGATTTGAATATGTACAGGAATGAGTATTTTGAGATTCAGCAATCAAAATTATCAACAATAAAACCTAGATCATCGCTCCTTGGTAATCCTAGACTCCTTTCCTAGTTGAAAAGTTTGAAAAGGTTGGCTATTGATCTTTTGAGGTAaatgtattatatttttttttccttttagttTATTGGAATCTGATTCATATTGGTTGGACAACATCATCTTCTATTAGTTTAAGCTAAATATCTGATTAAAGGATTAAAATCCTTTAAGGCCTTTGTAGGATGTAATAATTTTAGCTAAATATCTGATTATATGATTAAAAGATTAGAATCCTTGAAGTCCTTTGTAGGTTGTTCTACTTTAAATTAATGACAGTTCATGACCATTGCATTTTTTTATTACAGGGTTAAATGTGTCTTTTTAGTTACTTGATGAATAATGAGATTATAAGTCCAATTCAATTAAATAGTTGTGTTTGGTTTACTTAGATCCATCATTTGGGAATTCTACATGCTTtatttcacatatgaatatattgAAAGTAGCTAATAAATAGGCTTGATGCTTGGAGATTCTCACAGACACAGTAACTGTTGCTTTTACAGTATGTACTTGTATGTTTTTTTCAAGCTGTTTATACTTAATCTCTTATGATCACTTTTTATCCCTTTTTAGTGCTATTCACAAACATAACTATGATGATATAGCAAAGAATATGAGCAAACTCTTACTAAACTAATAGGGTTTTATTAAACAGATCAAGAATGGTCATACTTTCTTTGTTAATGTTTACTATGATTGGTATTTGGTATAGTTACTACTTGATATGGTTAtactttttctttttattgtaaTTAACATTCTTTACTTTGTATATGGTTTATTTTGAAAGTTGGATTTGCCCCCCCTAGTTCAAATGTCCGTGTTCCGCCCTTGATTGGAAGTTTGATATTTGAAGAATGGAGACTAATTCATTTGAGTCAAAGTTCATTTATGATTCAGTTTGAGTATGTGTTTCCACAAAATGTCAATGATTGTGAATCTCAAATGGTTTACATTTGCAACTATATTAAAAGAAGCCCACCAGGTGTTCGACAAAATGTCATCTCCTATAATAacattatttttcattttttatgtgAATCTCAAATGGTTTTTCATTTGCAACATTGTTTCTGGTTGGTGCATTTCTATTGTATATATGTATCTAAGAATTAGTCCATAACAAATATAAATCGCAAGTGAGTAAGTGTCTAGGAAGCCTGACTAGGAACACATAGTCTTGGAACCATGGGTGTGTGTGGCAGGTGCACCTCTTTATGTGTTCTTTTGAATCATATTTATGGTATATATTGATTTATTGTCAAAGGTTCAGCGGGCTCTAGAAACTATTGTGAGTCCTTTAACACCAATTCCTCATGCAAAACTACATGTAAATGAGGTTCAACCAGCTTTGATGAACACTGACCTTTTATCAAGAGATGGACAAAGCAtttctcttcttttaagcttgtTTGTAAGGCTTCTAATCTTGATATTTTTTACCTCAGGAAAtgaattcttgattttttttggtTTGTGATTGGTAATCAAGTGTCTTTACAGGGAGAGGGTGACTTTTATATAAGATATTATATGCTTCAACTTTTGACTGCCCTTTTTAAAAAATTCCCCCATTAGGTATGTGTCATACACAATTTTTCTTTGTTCTTTTTAGCTTTTATTTCATATACTAAGGTCTCCTTCAGGTGACAGGAAGTCATTCTTACAATCCCATGAAGTAGAGGTAATCTTTTTCCCCTATTTAGTGCCAAATTTTTTATTTAACTATAAAGTTACATTACTTTCTGTCTCCTGTCTATTGACCTTTGATTGCTATACTAGGAAATCCAAAAAATCTTGGTCTTTGAGAGTGCTTTTGATATGATTTTCAATATCATTAAAATAGAGGGAGGTTCAGAAGGTGGTGTTGTCCGGCTGATTAGTTGACTCTCCTTCAAATCAATGGTTTCTTGTTGTTTTTTGTCAACTTATTATGCCATAATATTGAATCTGtttcaatattttattttcaGGCTTTAATAGATGTCACATGGTGTTTCTTGATTGCTCCCTCAAATCAAAAAAGACTGATTTGCCCTCACACTTCATAAAGCATTGACATATTGAAAGATGCAGTTTAGTTATCTTCATATTTACCTTTCCATGGATTCTCAGTAGAAGATTTGATTAGGGACTACCATGTTACCTAAACTCCAATGCAGATGGTGAAAAATGAAGCACATATGTACAAACACCAAAGTATGTTGACATACCTTTTATTGTTCTAATGAATTTTGAGTGTAAAACTAACTTTCGAGATTTTTAATGAAATATAAGTCATTAAATTTCCAGATTTTCTAGTTGGTTGTATGATGTGTTTGTTAAATAAGATTATGAATAATGATATACcttcatactttttttttttcacaaaatagccTCAAATTTcagttttttcaaaaaatagcctcaaattttcatttttttcacataATGGCCGCAtactttcttttctcacaaaaTAGCCAcaaattttcgttttttttttttttttgtctcaaaCAAGTCTCATActtttttttatcacaaaattacctCCAATTTcagttttttcaaaaaatagcctcaatttttcgttttttttcacATAATGGCCTCATACTttctttttttcacaaaatagccACAAATTTTCGTTTTTTTCTCAAACAAGGCTCatactttcttttttttttatcacaaaatagcCTCAAATTTCAGTTATTTCACAAAATAACctcaattttttgttttttcacaTAATCGCATCATACTttctttttttcacaaaatagccACAAATTTTCGTTTTATTTTTTCTCAAACAAGCCTCATACTTTCATTTTATCACAAAATTGCCTCAAATTTAAGTTTTTTCACAAAATAGCCTCAATTTTTTTTCACATAATGGCCTCATACTTTTTTTCTCAAACAAGCCTCATACTTTCTTTTTATCACAAAATAGccacaaatttcatttttttttcacaaaatagcctcaatttttcgttttttttctcAAACAAGCCTCATACTTtctttttttatcacaaaatagcctcaaattttagtttttttttttcacaaaatagccttaaattttcgtttttttttcacaaaatagccTCATACTTTCTTcttttcacaaaataccatcgtatttttgtttttgtcacaaaataccctcataattttgttttttcacaaaataccattatacttccattttttttcataaaataccaTCATACTTctgttttttttcacaaaataccctcataatttcGTTTTTTCACAAAATATCGTCGTACTTCCGTTTTTGTCACAAAAAACCCTcgtaatttcatttttttcacaaaatactatCGTACTTccattttttcacaaaataccctcataaatTTGTTTTTTCATAAGATACCATCATACTTccatttttttcacaaaataccctcataaatTTGTTTTTTCATAAAATACCATCATACTTCCGTTTTTTTCACAAACAATCAGCAAatttcattcgaaaacatttAAATTGTTAAGAAACATCAATAACTTCTAGATTATTCATAGTTTCATACATTGTTTGTatctaaaacatgaaaaatatgcaGTTAACCAAAAAACTGTCATGAAGCATCTAGTTTTTCTTTTACCCATAGAAACAACACATCCCATCATTATGTCTCTTTCAACGATTCATTCGCCTGAtacatgaaaaaaataaaaaaatgttaataTAATCATTAGAGTTCTTAATCATGACAActaaattattattataattacctTTGTTTTTGAACAACTAGTAGCATAATGACCCAATCCTTGACAGTATGAGCATGTTCGTTTTTTAGGGGCTTCTAAAGATGACTTGATTCTACTTGCAAGTTTAGGACACCCTTTTGTAGTAATTGGACCAAGAGGATCACGGATAAATAAATGTGGCACCATATCTACTTGTGAAGCTCCCATACAAGAACTTTGATATGCATTCTCCAAAGACATAGAGTTTTTTCGATTTGCTTGATCATTCAAAAGACTTATCAATATCGTATTGAGTTTTTGTATCTCCGAAGGGGAGTCCCTTGCTTGTTCAATTATTTTAGTAAAATTCGAACGAAGACAAAAAAATGTGTAGGCACTAACtccattttcattatttatttctcCGAGTCCGATACTAACATTACCCAGTTTGTAGCTAGCATCAAGGGTCCATCACGGTAAAATATATTGATTTGGCAGTTCTTGAACATGCTTCTTCTTCATCACATATAAGCTATGTTTGCATAAAATCTCATTTGTCTCATACATAGAACACGAACATGTGATACTGACTTGATTTAAAGAACAAAAGGTAACAATACACCAATATTTGTTATCAACATCCAATTGCCCAACTCTATATGTGCTTTCTTCTGTAGTTTTTGTTATGGTGTCATGAGTCAAATTGGTAATAGCTTCGGTCCATTCTTTTTTGAAAGTATCAAACATCTTTCTAGTATAAAATTGACCTGCTTTTGCTTTGATTGGATGCACTAAAGAAAGTATTGGTCTCGAGTTCATAGTCTTgaagtcttcatcttcttcagCAGCCCTTCGTGACTCAACTGCTTTGTCATATTGTACAATGAATTCATTTAACATGGTCCTCGAGTTAACAAATCCATCAAAAAATGAATTGATACTCTCACTTCGTCCGGTTGTGGTCATACCAGCAAAGAAAATATCCTTCAAGAAGGGTTTAGCCCAATGTATACGTTGGTTATACATGTCATTAAGCCAACAATTGCTTTTCACTTCATACTTAATACGCATATCTTCCCATGTTGCTTCAAATTATTCAACAGTGTCACTATTTACCCATTGTTTGCGCGTTTCTTGAAAATCAATGTAACGGGAAACATACGATCGAAGGTGCTCAGTTTCATGCTTCCTAATATGCCATGAAGAAAAGCGATGTCGAGTCTTTGGAAACACTTTTCTTATTGCATTTCCCATAGCTTTATCTTGATCGGTAATAATTGCCTTCGGATACTTGCCAAACGTACATTTGAGGAAATGTTCAAATAACCATTAAAATATCTCTTCCTTTTCATTTTCAAGCAATACACCACCAAAAAGTATAGACTGCCCATGATGATTCACCCCAGTAAAGGGAGCAAAAGGCATCTTGAATTTGTTAGTCATATAagtgacatcaaacacaacaacatcTATGAATTTTGTATAGGCATCTCTTGATCTACCATCAGCCCAAAAGATATTTCTAGGATACCCATCATCAGACAAATCCAAGACAAAATATTGGTCATTGTCAAGTAATGTTTTATCTTGAAAATGTTTTATAAGTCCATACAAGTCCTTTCCTCTATGTTGTTTTCGATGCCCAGATAAAACATCAACACATTGCTTTGAAGTTACATCAACTACATTTGAGGTTTTCAGTGTATTAACAACCTTTTTATTCTGAGAAGGTTTCAACCCTTCTTGACCTAATTGCACCATAAGAGATTTACCAACTATTGGACTGTGAAAATTGCTATGAGATCAATGCTTCATCACCTTCGTAGGTATCATGGTCAAGTCGTGATTGAGTGTCATTAACGAGTCCACCAATCATTTTCCATCCTCTGGTCTTGTTATTCGAAGCATAGCTTGACATCCGGTTCTAACATCTCTACGACGTTTTTTCTCATTTTCACTTGAATCATTTTTCTCCATCCGTTTGAAACCTTCTTTATTGCATACATATATCTTCCGAAAAGGCTCATTTGTTTTAGGATTTTTAATTGTGTCATCTATACGTATACCAAAGCcatgcaaaaatgaataatcattaTAAAATGTATAGGCATCATCAGGTGTATCAAAAACCTTTCCTAATTGATGgattttggccatatgaacattcctatgtgcacatgcaaaccctaatgcttggatctaggtttctctaataaaacatgctttgaatccaagacttctaatgactaattaggtacaagaacaatacaaaatcagatctagaagtttacctttgaatctcttgtttgatcttgttgtcttgaagctctagagtcacaattgtcactcctctaatgtcttacaaacaccaactagcaaggaggatgatttgagagagaggttagggaagaaatcggccaggggtactttactttagaagagatgccgatttcccttgccaaaggggtctatttatacttgtaaggctcctagggtttcacccttaaaccctagttggataatctttccttaaagcaatcaaaatcctttccatagataagccttggacgaatttgagactatcccaagccctagaattcgtccatcctatatccaagaaggatttacagcccaaagtgtaactatcaaacaattgacagtttataccctcttatttaattaatctccttaagtcaccaaattaatactaattaatctatgacttatattaatcaaataaaaatattattattccttatattattctcataatatattaataatatttattctctcataataaatcatcctgtcaacacactgtcaagttgctatggtgaaggcaacccaaaaggaccatccacaatcgggtcaaatacttgcctaatatagttgcagccttagacactattccaacactaatATCCTTTCATCATCAGCATCATCTTCGTCAATTTCAATGTTCACACTGGAATCGTTAAGTTCTTCAGATTCATATGTTATTTCCACGAAATAGTTTgtgtcaacattttcatttatataTGGTTCTATAGCCTAATCAGCTACTTCGGTTTCAAACACCATGGTCTGCATAAAACCACAAGTAAAAAACAATGAACTTGACGATATTAATGCCATGCCAATAACTTTTTAGAGATGGCCTAActttttcattatatcaaaattcAAATGTAGTAAATTCAACTAAATTTGATCAAACAAAAGCAACATGGATAATAACAgaacatataaaataaaaattctaTTGATAAACAATCGGAACAGAAACATATGCAAaattaatatacttataataataATGACTTTTCTCGATTCAAGAATTGTTCGATCAAATACCACTTAAATTTCTAATAGAGGTCCCTAGTAGTTGAAAGTGAAATTATTGGTGAATTGTGAAACGTGCTATAGGAGTAACATTGACATTCACCTGTGTTATCCCTttgaaatcatttttttaaagTCTTCTGTGAATTGAATTCTTCACGATTTCTGTGATTTCCGATTACAATCACTTGTAATTCCGATTTCTTTGAAATCTTTTTTGTGATTTCGTTCAAAATCTCATGGATTGTGAAACAGCTGATCAATCATAAAGAAATGACCATGAAATCATTTTTTAAGTCTTTTGTGAACTGAACTCTTCACGATTTCTGTGATTTCTGATTACAACAACTTCAAATTCTGATTTCTTTGAAATCTTTTTTGTGATTGATGTTAATTTTTTTTCGTTCAAAATCTCAGGGATTGTGAAGCAGAGCCGttgatagaaaaaaaaaagaaattaaccAATTGAATTCGCCAGTGAATAAGGAAACATGCATggaaaccaatttttttttattttcagaaaATTAAACCGTTTAACAAAAACTACGTAGTTTTGATAGTTTGGGTACCTaatcttatatacccttaagggtatattcacttttcccatatatatatatatatatatatatatatatatatatatatataagcatttaCCCCTAAATGCTAAATTTTAAGAAGTATAACCCTTAAAACATCATGTACAATCACTTTATGCATTAAATCTTATCTCTGGAAGTCTTTGATTTAGTCCTTTAATCTTTGATGACGTCTTGGTGAATCCCGAGATCTTGGCAAAAAATCAAAAGTCAATGAATTGAGTTTGGTTCTTATCCCATCCTGATTTAATGGATTAATAGTTAGAATACCAAACTTTCCTTATTCTGAGTCCCTATCTCCTAATCTTGCACCATCTCCTCTTATATTTTACGTTGATGTGCTTCTACAGCTCCACAAACCCTGAGGCACTTCACCACCATCACTACCTCTCTAAAACCCTAGATCTTATATGTCATTGCAACTATCGCC
This window encodes:
- the LOC111895900 gene encoding protein FAR1-RELATED SEQUENCE 9-like, with the translated sequence MRIKYEVKSNCWLNDMYNQRIHWAKPFLKDIFFAGMTTTGRSESINSFFDGFVNSRTMLNEFIVQYDKAVESRRAAEEDEDFKTMNSRPILSLVHPIKAKAGQFYTRKMFDTFKKEWTEAITNLTHDTITKTTEESTYRVGQLDVDNKYWCIVTFCSLNQVSITCSCSMYETNEILCKHSLYVMKKKHVQELPNQYILP
- the LOC111895901 gene encoding protein FAR1-RELATED SEQUENCE 3-like codes for the protein MVQLGQEGLKPSQNKKVVNTLKTSNVVDVTSKQCVDVLSGHRKQHRGKDLYGLIKHFQDKTLLDNDQYFVLDLSDDGYPRNIFWADGRSRDAYTKFIDVVVFDVTYMTNKFKMPFAPFTGVNHHGQSILFGGVLLENEKEEIF